The Mercenaria mercenaria strain notata chromosome 8, MADL_Memer_1, whole genome shotgun sequence genome has a segment encoding these proteins:
- the LOC123522827 gene encoding prostatic acid phosphatase-like: MKLIIFISILTVTSGDIGFFDEDNPEFSDPPETVPTLRLVQVLYRHGDRSPTHNYTNDIYQESDWPQGYGQLSTEGMQQEFELGTFLRQEYVSTQFLSSEYTRSEVYVRSTSFDRALMSAYSVLAGLFPPIQEDRLWNEEITWQPIPVHTVPLEEDYLLIPDHPCPVYEAAKNKTNENNPIIQQTMEEFSDFYSTVSLYSGEPNTWDGIGHVLDPIFCQESSEYVLPDWVTNEVFYQIVQLRDIYTSVASSPRDFAYLKGGVLVGEMLDHMINKSKQDISTPQKLFMYSAHDSTVQFFLTTLGIFNDKQPPYTACVIVELHELQPGDFAVQFLYKNETGNDTDPYILTLPDCDDLCPLDKFAQLMRPSVPDDIRKACGVKSTSNTQSGSSEGPSEPSGPEVSAVSGSPEVSTITVIVLLCLIVLMVIIVAVLCCVKRDRLANTHDYMPVPLEMS, encoded by the coding sequence gTTTTGTATAGACATGGAGATCGTAGTCCAACTCATAACTACACAAATGACATATATCAGGAATCTGACTGGCCACAGGGATATGGTCAGTTGTCCACAGAAGGAATGCAGCAGGAGTTTGAACTTGGTACATTCTTGAGGCAAGAATATGTGTCAACACAATTTTTAAGTTCAGAATACACAAGGTCTGAAGTATACGTTCGTAGCACTTCTTTTGATAGAGCATTGATGAGTGCATATAGCGTCTTGGCAGGACTTTTTCCACCTATTCAAGAAGACAGATTATGGAATGAAGAAATAACTTGGCAGCCTATACCAGTTCATACCGTTCCGTTAGAAGAGGACTACCTTTTAATTCCAGACCATCCATGTCCTGTCTATGAAGcagctaaaaataaaaccaacgAAAATAATCCAATTATTCAACAGACAATGGAAGAGTTTAGTGACTTTTACAGCACTGTTTCCCTGTACTCGGGTGAGCCAAATACTTGGGACGGAATAGGTCATGTGCTTGATCCAATCTTTTGCCAGGAATCAAGCGAATATGTGTTACCAGACTGGGTAACTAATGaagttttttatcaaattgtacaGTTAAGGGATATTTATACAAGTGTTGCCAGTTCACCAAGGGATTTTGCTTATTTAAAAGGTGGAGTTCTTGTCGGGGAAATGTTGGACCACATGATCAACAAAAGTAAGCAAGACATATCTACCCCTCAGAAACTGTTCATGTACTCTGCACATGATTCAACAGTACAGTTTTTCCTAACAACCCTGGGAATTTTCAATGACAAACAGCCTCCGTACACAGCATGTGTGATTGTCGAGTTACACGAATTACAACCTGGAGATTTTGCAGTGCAGTTTTTATACAAGAACGAGACTGGCAATGACACGGAcccatatattttaacattaccTGATTGTGATGACTTATGCCCCCTTGATAAATTTGCTCAATTAATGAGACCTTCAGTCCCAGATGATATAAGGAAGGCATGTGGGGTGAAAAGCACTAGTAACACACAATCTGGTAGCTCAGAAGGTCCTTCGGAACCTAGTGGCCCGGAAGTCTCTGCTGTAAGTGGTAGCCCAGAAGTGTCTACAATTActgttattgttttattatgtCTGATAGTACTGATGGTGATTATTGTGGCTGTTTTATGCTGCGTTAAAAGAGACAGATTAGCAAATACACACGACTATATGCCAGTTCCATTAGAAATGTCATAG